A portion of the Meiothermus sp. CFH 77666 genome contains these proteins:
- a CDS encoding HD domain-containing protein, producing the protein MAIYMVYEDALALMKRWTPSESLQKHMMAVEAAMRAYARKFGEPEEKWAITAILHDFDYEKAPETHPFKGVEMLREMGYPEDVLEAILGHADVPEHPRNSLMAKALFAVDELVGLITAAVYVRPDKSILSLELSSLKKKFKDRAFAAKVDREGIVRGAEELGVDLDEHMAFVLEAMKQDANRLGLV; encoded by the coding sequence ATGGCGATCTACATGGTGTATGAAGACGCACTGGCTCTGATGAAGCGCTGGACCCCCTCGGAAAGTTTGCAAAAGCACATGATGGCGGTGGAGGCGGCCATGCGGGCCTATGCCCGAAAATTCGGGGAGCCCGAAGAAAAATGGGCCATTACCGCTATCCTGCACGATTTCGACTACGAAAAAGCCCCCGAGACCCATCCTTTCAAGGGGGTGGAGATGCTCCGCGAGATGGGCTACCCCGAGGATGTTCTGGAAGCCATCCTGGGCCACGCCGACGTACCCGAGCACCCCCGCAACTCCCTCATGGCCAAGGCCCTGTTTGCCGTGGACGAGCTGGTGGGTCTGATTACCGCAGCGGTCTATGTGCGGCCCGATAAGAGCATCCTGAGCCTGGAGTTGAGCAGCCTGAAAAAGAAGTTCAAGGATAGGGCGTTTGCAGCCAAGGTAGACCGTGAGGGCATCGTGCGCGGGGCCGAGGAGCTGGGGGTAGACCTCGACGAACACATGGCCTTTGTGCTGGAGGCCATGAAACAGGATGCCAATCGGCTGGGGCTGGTATGA
- the ispF gene encoding 2-C-methyl-D-erythritol 2,4-cyclodiphosphate synthase has translation MLIGYGEDSHRLGEGRELWLGGVHIESERGAIAHSDGDVILHALSDALLSAFALGDIGSFFPDHDPKWKGLESRVILEVVLQKVRDQGYRLGQISVVVILDRPKLGPHRAAIQQNLALLTGLPERRVGLTFKTSEGLAPDHAQCRAMVYLEPIPDRQVDKG, from the coding sequence CTGCTCATTGGCTACGGGGAGGATTCGCACCGCCTGGGTGAGGGACGCGAGCTGTGGCTGGGGGGGGTTCACATCGAGAGTGAGCGGGGTGCCATTGCCCACTCCGATGGCGACGTAATTCTGCACGCCCTCTCGGATGCCCTGCTGTCAGCCTTTGCGCTGGGGGATATTGGCAGCTTTTTCCCCGACCATGACCCCAAATGGAAAGGCCTGGAAAGCCGGGTGATCCTCGAGGTGGTGCTGCAAAAAGTACGGGATCAGGGCTATCGTTTAGGTCAGATTTCGGTGGTGGTGATCCTGGATCGCCCCAAGCTGGGGCCCCACCGCGCGGCTATTCAGCAAAACCTGGCCCTTCTGACCGGATTGCCAGAGCGCCGGGTGGGCCTCACCTTCAAGACCTCCGAGGGGCTGGCCCCTGATCACGCCCAGTGCCGAGCCATGGTCTATCTCGAGCCCATCCCGGACAGACAGGTGGACAAAGGGTAG
- a CDS encoding TRIC cation channel family protein, translated as MQHWQLLDLLAWMGLLAFGVSGALVAVQKRFDLVGIIVLTGVTAIGGGAIRDVLVGSLPAGSLRNEAVLWLVFLVALLVWRFYRPMGRLERPIYYFDTLGLGLFAALGAERALAFGLGFWGCVFVGTVSGVGGGVLRDVLAGEIPGIFYRNRDLYASAASGGAAVVFLIYTFLPAYSALAVVLGALVTIGLRLSSRWLGLRLPTPKE; from the coding sequence ATGCAACACTGGCAACTGCTTGACTTGCTGGCCTGGATGGGCCTGCTGGCCTTTGGGGTCTCTGGGGCGCTGGTGGCGGTGCAAAAGCGCTTTGACCTGGTGGGCATCATCGTATTGACCGGGGTGACCGCCATTGGGGGTGGGGCCATCCGGGATGTGCTGGTGGGCTCACTACCCGCAGGCTCGCTCCGCAACGAGGCGGTGCTGTGGCTGGTGTTCCTGGTGGCGCTTCTGGTGTGGCGGTTTTACCGCCCTATGGGTCGGCTAGAGCGCCCCATCTACTACTTCGACACCCTGGGCCTGGGGCTGTTTGCTGCGCTGGGAGCTGAACGGGCCCTGGCCTTTGGACTGGGTTTCTGGGGGTGTGTGTTTGTGGGGACGGTCTCGGGGGTGGGGGGCGGCGTTCTGCGCGATGTGCTGGCGGGCGAAATTCCCGGCATCTTTTATCGCAACCGCGACCTCTATGCCTCGGCGGCGAGCGGCGGCGCGGCGGTGGTTTTTCTGATCTACACCTTTTTGCCTGCTTACTCGGCGCTGGCAGTGGTGCTGGGTGCGCTGGTGACCATTGGACTGCGGCTCTCGAGCCGCTGGCTGGGCTTGCGCCTCCCCACGCCCAAAGAGTGA